The following are from one region of the Canis lupus familiaris isolate Mischka breed German Shepherd chromosome 30, alternate assembly UU_Cfam_GSD_1.0, whole genome shotgun sequence genome:
- the PYGO1 gene encoding pygopus homolog 1, whose protein sequence is MSAEQEKDPISLKRVRGGDSGLDGLGGPGVQLGSPDKKKRKTNTQGPSFPPLSEYAPPPNPNSDHLVAANPFDDNYNTISYKPLPSSNPYLGPGYPGFGGYSTFRMPPHVPPRMSSPYCGPYSLRNQPHPFPQNPLGMGFNRPHAFNFGPHDNASFGNPSYNNALSQNVNMPNQHFRQNPAENFNQIPPQNANQVSNPDLASNFVPGNNSNFTSPLESNHSFIPPPNTFGQAKAPPPKQDFSQGATKNTNQNSSTHPPHLNMDDTVNQSNIELKNVNRNNAVNQENSRSSTTEATNNSHANGTQNKPRQPRGAPDTCTTEKSNKSSLHPSRHGHSSSDPVYPCGICTNEVNDDQDAILCEASCQKWFHRICTGMTETAYGLLTAEASAVWGCDTCMADKDVQLMRTRETFGPPAVGSDT, encoded by the exons ATGTCAGCAGAACAGGAGAAGGATCCCATTTCGCTGAAGAGAGTTCGAG gtggTGATAGTGGACTGGATGGGTTAGGAGGGCCAGGTGTACAACTAGGAAGCCCAGACAAGAAAAAACGCAAGACAAATACACAG GGGCCTTCTTTTCCTCCATTGTCTGAGTATGCTCCACCACCGAATCCAAACTCTGACCATCTAGTGGCTGCTAATCCATTTGATGACAACTATAATACTATTTCCTATAAACCACTACCTTCATCAAATCCGTATCTTGGCCCTGGTTATCCTGGCTTTGGAGGCTATAGCACATTCAGAATGCCACCTCACGTTCCTCCAAGAATGTCTTCCCCATACTGTGGTCCTTACTCACTCAGGAATCAGCCACACCCATTTCCTCAGAATCCTTTGGGCATGGGTTTTAATCGACCTCATGCATTTAACTTTGGGCCACATGATAATGCAAGCTTTGGAAATCCATCTTATAACAATGCACTGAGTCAGAATGTTAACATGCCTAATCAACATTTTAGACAAAATCCTGCTGAAAACTTCAATCAGATTCCTCCACAGAATGCTAACCAAGTATCTAACCCTGACTTAGCATCTAACTTTGTCCctggaaataattcaaattttactTCTCCATTAGAATCTAATCATTCTTTTATTCCTCCCCCAAACACTTTCGGTCAAGCAAAAGCACCACCTCCAAAACAAGACTTTAGTCAAGGAGCAACCAAAAACACTAATCAAAATTCCTCTACTCATCCACCTCACTTAAATATGGATGACACAGTGAATCAGAgtaatattgaattaaaaaatgttaatcgAAACAATGCAGTAAATCAAGAGAACAGCCGTTCAAGCACCACAGAAGCTACAAATAACAGCCATGCAAATGGGACACAGAATAAACCACGGCAACCAAGAGGTGCCCCAGATACATGCACCACTGAGAAAAGCAATAAATCCTCTCTTCACCCAAGCCGTCATGGCCATTCTTCTTCCGACCCAGTGTATCCTTGTGGAATTTGTACAAATGAAGTGAATGATGATCAGGATGCCATCTTATGTGAAGCTTCTTGTCAGAAGTGGTTTCATCGGATCTGCACTGGAATGACTGAAACGGCTTATGGCCTCCTAACTGCGGAAGCATCAGCAGTATGGGGCTGTGATACCTGCATGGCGGACAAAGATGTCCAGTTAATGCGTACTCGAGAAACTTTTGGCCCACCTGCAGTGGGCAGTGATACTTAG